From a region of the Candidatus Cloacimonas sp. genome:
- a CDS encoding TRL domain-containing protein codes for MKQLPKLLAVVLLLAIISSCTMNLPVCATSNPTGEKQGVYTQVSILGFLPVANKNGAIAKAAENGGITNISTVDYNATWLLFLTKYDTIVTGN; via the coding sequence ATGAAACAACTTCCAAAACTTCTCGCAGTAGTGCTGTTACTGGCAATCATCAGTTCCTGCACAATGAATTTACCTGTTTGCGCTACTTCAAACCCAACAGGGGAAAAGCAAGGTGTTTATACCCAAGTAAGTATTTTGGGTTTTCTTCCTGTTGCGAATAAAAATGGGGCTATAGCCAAAGCAGCGGAAAATGGTGGTATAACCAATATTTCTACCGTGGATTATAACGCTACCTGGCTTCTCTTTCTGACAAAGTATGACACCATTGTAACAGGAAATTGA